Proteins from one Chitinophaga oryzae genomic window:
- a CDS encoding SusC/RagA family TonB-linked outer membrane protein: MQQPNNVNRRRSDAARGGSMRRGSLIIGLLFCVLLPALSLSAQTVTLNATRMPLEKVCREVEKQTGYYFVYPEHLRQNSPLITVSLKNADIGTSLRRIFEHTTYRYEVTDKVVSVNTAPQKNKLERPSSAKDSVTITVKGKILSEQTIGPLENASVSTSYSQKTTLTNEKGEFELKGAYPGEELIVTYVGYEKYKVVVIKPTVTIVMKPADNMLDKVVVKAYGVTSKRFNTSSIVTVSGKELQDLPVQNPLLALEGRVPGLQITRANSSPGSPLKIEVRGRNGINGLVSSDPLFVIDGVPQTVLDLSQQDVARLRMFNGKNNLISDGLDQSGMGVGLSLMFGLSVNDIESIEVLKDAGATAIYGSRGANGVILITTKKIKQGKNRFSLNLSQGIKAAVKYQPYLNTQDYLAMRREAYANSGLTPSKVPGQPGYAPELFVMDTTRYTNWQRYMYGGTGLYTTVNPRLSGGSASSSYLLSGTYTRQTDITPVNTKAQSASVLLKLDNRSLNNRFKSSFSALYINSVNTGLGSIVAQGDLRPHEADAFDSLGKLNYAAYKRANVNFPFQGLKQRSVSTTNRINAGFNASYTLVEGLELATQIGYNISVNNLDYLSPVASAAPKAVSGSEATGTHTLGSTNINNLTVEPQLRWNKSFGNGVVNVLAGGTYQANTTKTTYTSGMNYLSDDMINALAAAPSLLVKNNSGQYKYVGVFGAVDYNLAERYMLSLSGRRDGSSRFGPGKQFGNFWAVAAGWIVTEEPWARAIMPKPLTFLKLRGSYGLTGSDGVGDYQYLSQWAYPQYTNGIKTFPLLYNGVAPLMETLVANDQFHWQTNKKLELALEFSLWDKVNVVADWYRNRCDNQLLGYPLPLFTGFNTITANSVANVQNAGWDFMVTAAVLKTKTINWNISANFNLQSNKLLSYPGLELSPYATLYRIGEPLNNQAVFHFLGRDPVTGEGHYLDANHDGKINVNYSVSPGTADDDRVVFLDMNPRFSGGFQTSFQYRNWSINPSFSFQRVNKPIGYNMWGPEPRNMSYWQWERQWAPDRPDGLLPPVTAVATPEADRFSNSDASYEMVNILRMNSLRLGWAMPAAKVAKAGMSQVAFNLSADNLWLLTNYKAGVDPDIRNGIPSTRTVTLGCNISF, from the coding sequence ATGCAACAACCGAACAATGTCAACCGGCGGCGCTCCGACGCCGCCCGGGGAGGTAGTATGCGCCGCGGCAGCCTGATCATCGGCCTGCTGTTCTGCGTCCTGCTGCCAGCTCTCTCTCTTTCCGCCCAAACTGTCACCTTAAACGCCACCCGGATGCCGCTTGAAAAAGTGTGCAGGGAGGTGGAGAAACAAACCGGCTATTATTTCGTATACCCGGAGCATCTGCGGCAAAACAGCCCGCTGATCACCGTATCGCTGAAAAATGCCGATATAGGCACTTCCCTGCGGCGCATTTTTGAACACACGACCTATCGTTATGAAGTGACGGACAAAGTAGTGTCGGTCAATACGGCGCCGCAGAAAAACAAGCTGGAGAGGCCTTCTTCTGCAAAGGATTCCGTGACAATTACCGTAAAGGGGAAAATATTGTCGGAACAAACGATAGGACCGTTGGAGAATGCTTCGGTGTCCACTTCCTACAGCCAGAAAACCACCCTCACCAATGAAAAAGGAGAGTTTGAGCTGAAAGGCGCGTATCCGGGAGAAGAACTGATCGTCACATATGTAGGCTATGAAAAATATAAGGTAGTCGTTATTAAACCTACCGTTACTATTGTGATGAAGCCGGCGGATAATATGCTGGACAAAGTGGTGGTGAAAGCTTACGGCGTGACGAGCAAACGTTTTAATACCAGCAGTATCGTGACTGTATCAGGCAAAGAGTTGCAGGACCTGCCCGTACAGAATCCGCTGCTGGCGCTTGAAGGAAGGGTACCTGGGCTGCAGATCACGCGGGCAAACAGCTCGCCGGGCTCGCCGTTGAAGATAGAGGTGCGTGGCCGGAACGGTATCAATGGCCTTGTGTCCTCCGATCCGCTGTTCGTGATCGACGGTGTGCCGCAAACGGTGCTGGACCTGTCGCAACAGGACGTTGCGCGGCTTCGCATGTTCAATGGTAAGAACAACCTGATCTCCGACGGCCTTGACCAGTCGGGAATGGGAGTAGGATTAAGCCTGATGTTTGGTCTCAGCGTCAACGATATTGAGTCCATCGAAGTGCTGAAAGATGCCGGCGCTACTGCCATCTACGGCAGCCGTGGGGCTAATGGCGTTATCCTCATCACCACCAAAAAAATCAAACAGGGGAAGAACCGTTTTTCCCTGAACCTGTCGCAGGGTATTAAAGCGGCGGTGAAATATCAGCCTTATCTGAACACGCAGGATTACCTGGCCATGCGCAGGGAAGCATATGCCAACAGCGGCCTTACGCCCTCGAAGGTGCCCGGCCAGCCCGGATATGCGCCGGAACTGTTTGTGATGGACACGACCCGGTACACCAACTGGCAGCGCTACATGTATGGGGGCACCGGTTTGTATACTACTGTGAACCCGCGGTTGTCGGGCGGTTCAGCCAGCAGCTCCTACCTGTTGTCGGGCACCTATACACGACAAACAGACATCACCCCGGTGAATACCAAAGCGCAGTCGGCCAGCGTGTTGCTGAAGCTCGATAACCGCAGCCTGAACAACCGGTTCAAATCCTCTTTCAGCGCGCTGTACATCAATTCTGTCAACACCGGCCTGGGATCGATAGTTGCACAGGGCGACCTCCGCCCGCATGAAGCAGATGCTTTCGATAGCCTGGGCAAACTGAACTATGCCGCCTATAAAAGAGCAAATGTAAATTTCCCCTTTCAGGGGTTGAAGCAGCGCTCTGTTTCCACCACTAATCGCATCAACGCAGGCTTTAACGCTTCCTATACCTTAGTCGAAGGACTGGAGCTGGCCACGCAGATCGGCTACAATATTTCCGTGAACAATCTCGATTATCTGAGCCCGGTAGCGTCTGCAGCGCCTAAGGCAGTCAGCGGCTCCGAGGCTACGGGGACGCATACACTGGGCAGCACCAATATCAACAACCTGACCGTAGAGCCGCAGTTGCGCTGGAACAAATCCTTTGGCAACGGTGTGGTGAACGTGCTGGCGGGAGGCACCTATCAGGCTAACACTACGAAAACGACCTATACCTCCGGGATGAATTACCTCAGTGACGATATGATCAACGCCCTTGCGGCGGCGCCCTCCCTGCTGGTGAAGAATAACAGCGGACAGTATAAATACGTCGGCGTTTTCGGTGCGGTGGATTATAACCTGGCAGAACGGTATATGCTGAGCCTGAGCGGCCGCCGGGATGGCAGCAGCCGGTTTGGCCCCGGGAAGCAGTTTGGTAATTTCTGGGCCGTAGCGGCAGGGTGGATCGTCACAGAAGAACCATGGGCCCGGGCCATTATGCCGAAGCCGCTGACCTTCCTGAAATTGCGGGGAAGCTACGGTCTCACCGGCAGCGACGGTGTAGGCGACTACCAGTATCTGTCGCAGTGGGCTTATCCCCAGTACACCAACGGCATCAAGACTTTTCCTTTGCTGTATAACGGCGTGGCGCCGCTGATGGAAACACTTGTGGCCAACGACCAGTTCCACTGGCAGACAAATAAAAAGCTGGAGCTGGCGCTGGAGTTCAGCCTCTGGGATAAAGTCAACGTGGTGGCTGACTGGTACCGCAACCGCTGCGACAATCAGTTGCTCGGGTACCCGTTGCCGTTATTCACCGGTTTTAATACGATCACGGCCAACTCTGTGGCAAACGTACAGAACGCCGGTTGGGATTTTATGGTTACCGCCGCGGTCCTGAAAACGAAAACCATTAACTGGAACATCAGCGCTAACTTTAACCTGCAATCCAATAAGCTGTTGTCTTACCCCGGGCTGGAGTTATCGCCTTATGCCACGCTGTACAGGATAGGGGAGCCGCTGAACAACCAGGCGGTGTTTCATTTCCTCGGCAGGGACCCGGTCACCGGCGAAGGCCATTATCTGGACGCCAACCACGACGGCAAAATCAACGTCAATTACAGCGTGTCGCCCGGAACGGCAGACGACGACCGTGTCGTATTCCTGGACATGAACCCCCGCTTCAGCGGCGGTTTCCAGACAAGCTTTCAATACAGGAACTGGAGCATCAACCCTTCTTTCAGTTTTCAGCGTGTCAACAAGCCTATCGGGTATAATATGTGGGGGCCGGAGCCCAGGAATATGAGTTACTGGCAATGGGAGCGGCAATGGGCGCCGGACAGGCCCGATGGTTTGCTGCCTCCTGTAACGGCGGTGGCTACGCCGGAGGCAGACCGCTTTTCCAATTCAGACGCCAGTTACGAAATGGTGAACATACTGCGGATGAACAGCCTGCGGCTGGGCTGGGCCATGCCTGCCGCGAAAGTGGCTAAAGCCGGGATGTCGCAGGTGGCGTTCAACCTGAGCGCTGATAACCTGTGGTTGCTGACCAACTACAAGGCAGGCGTTGATCCTGACATCCGGAACGGTATCCCCAGCACCCGTACCGTTACGCTGGGTTGTAACATATCCTTCTAA